From the Helicobacter pylori genome, one window contains:
- the rpmC gene encoding 50S ribosomal protein L29 gives MKYTELKDKSIKELEELLHAKKAELFELRVKLKTMQLSNPNEIKKARRNIARINTAINAYYSSSVE, from the coding sequence ATGAAATATACTGAATTGAAAGATAAAAGTATCAAGGAATTAGAAGAGTTGTTGCATGCTAAGAAAGCGGAGCTTTTTGAGTTGCGCGTTAAGTTAAAGACCATGCAATTGAGTAATCCTAACGAGATTAAGAAAGCTAGAAGAAATATCGCTCGCATTAACACGGCCATTAACGCGTATTATTCTTCTAGCGTTGAGTAA
- the rpsE gene encoding 30S ribosomal protein S5, with the protein MEEINREEFQEVVVNIGRVTKVVKGGRRFRFNALVVVGNKNGLVGFGLGKAKEVPDAIKKAVDDAFKNLIHVTIKGTTIAHDIEHKYNASRILLKPASEGTGVIAGGSTRPIVELAGIKDILTKSLGSNNPYNVVRATFDALAKIKA; encoded by the coding sequence ATGGAAGAGATTAACAGAGAAGAGTTTCAAGAAGTCGTTGTGAATATTGGCCGTGTAACCAAAGTGGTTAAGGGCGGTAGGCGGTTTCGTTTTAACGCTTTAGTGGTTGTGGGCAATAAAAATGGGCTTGTGGGCTTTGGTTTGGGCAAGGCTAAAGAAGTCCCTGATGCGATTAAAAAAGCGGTAGATGATGCGTTCAAAAACTTAATCCATGTAACGATTAAAGGCACGACTATCGCTCATGACATTGAGCATAAATACAACGCAAGCCGTATTTTACTCAAACCGGCAAGTGAGGGAACGGGGGTGATTGCTGGGGGTTCAACGCGCCCTATCGTGGAATTAGCAGGCATTAAGGATATTCTAACCAAATCTTTAGGCTCTAATAACCCCTATAATGTGGTACGCGCGACTTTTGACGCTTTAGCGAAAATCAAGGCGTAG
- the rplE gene encoding 50S ribosomal protein L5, whose amino-acid sequence MFGLKQFYQNEVRTKLAQELDIKNPMLLPKLEKIVISVGAGAHAKDMKIMQNIVQTISLIAGQKAVITKAKKSVAGFKIREGMAVGAKVTLRNKRMYNFLEKLIVISLPRVKDFRGISRNGFDGRGNYTFGINEQLIFPEVVYDDIMVSHGMNITMVTSTDNDKEAFKLLELLGLPFAKVR is encoded by the coding sequence ATGTTTGGTTTGAAACAATTTTATCAAAATGAAGTGAGAACAAAACTCGCTCAAGAATTAGACATCAAAAACCCCATGCTTTTGCCCAAGCTAGAAAAAATCGTTATCAGCGTGGGCGCTGGGGCTCATGCAAAAGACATGAAAATCATGCAAAATATCGTGCAAACGATTTCTTTGATTGCAGGGCAAAAAGCGGTTATCACTAAAGCGAAAAAATCCGTTGCAGGCTTTAAGATCAGAGAAGGCATGGCGGTAGGGGCGAAAGTTACCTTAAGGAATAAACGCATGTATAATTTCTTAGAAAAGCTGATTGTGATTTCATTACCCAGAGTGAAAGACTTTAGAGGGATCTCACGGAATGGCTTTGATGGGCGTGGGAATTACACCTTTGGGATCAATGAGCAGTTGATTTTCCCGGAAGTGGTTTATGATGATATTATGGTCAGTCATGGCATGAACATCACTATGGTAACTTCTACGGACAACGATAAAGAAGCGTTCAAGTTATTAGAATTGCTTGGATTGCCTTTTGCAAAAGTGAGATAA
- the rplR gene encoding 50S ribosomal protein L18 — protein MNAKALYKKKALRDRRKLRIKSKLLGDALRPRVSVFRSNRYFYAQAIDDVKQSTITHIDGRKMGFKNTQEDAKKLGALFAEELKKAGIERAVYDRNGYLYHGVVAAFAESLRENGIAL, from the coding sequence ATGAACGCAAAAGCATTATACAAAAAGAAAGCCTTAAGGGATCGCCGAAAATTAAGAATCAAAAGCAAGCTCTTGGGCGATGCATTAAGACCTAGGGTGAGCGTTTTTCGTTCCAACCGCTATTTTTATGCGCAAGCGATTGATGATGTTAAACAAAGCACTATAACGCATATTGATGGCAGGAAAATGGGCTTTAAAAACACGCAAGAAGACGCTAAAAAATTAGGCGCTCTCTTTGCTGAAGAATTGAAAAAAGCAGGGATTGAGCGAGCGGTTTATGACAGGAATGGTTACCTCTATCATGGCGTGGTGGCAGCGTTTGCTGAAAGCTTGAGAGAGAACGGGATCGCTCTATGA
- the secY gene encoding preprotein translocase subunit SecY codes for MNKAIASKILITLGFLFLYRVLAYIPIPGVDLAAIKAFFDSNSNNALGLFNMFSGNAVSRLSIISLGIMPYITSSIIMELLSATFPNLAKMKKERDGMQKYMQIVRYLTILITLIQAVSVSVGLRSISGGANGAIMIDMQVFMIVSAFSMLTGTMLLMWIGEQITQRGVGNGISLIIFAGIVSGIPSAISGTFNLVNTGVINILMLIGIVLIVLATIFAIIYVELAERRIPISYARKVVMQNQNKRIMNYIPIKLNLSGVIPPIFASALLVFPSTILQQATSNKTLQAIADFLSPQGYAYNILMFLLIIFFAYFYSSIVFNSKDIADNLRRNGGYIPGLRPGEGTSSFLNAVASKLTLWGSLYLALISTVPWILVKAMGVPFYFGGTAVLIVVQVAIDTMKKIEAQIYMSKYKTLSAVGF; via the coding sequence ATGAATAAAGCCATTGCTAGCAAGATACTCATCACTTTAGGTTTTTTATTTCTCTACAGAGTCTTAGCTTATATCCCCATTCCCGGCGTAGATTTAGCAGCGATCAAGGCTTTTTTTGACAGCAATTCCAACAACGCTTTGGGGTTGTTTAACATGTTTAGCGGGAATGCGGTTTCTCGCTTGAGCATCATCTCTTTGGGTATCATGCCCTATATCACTTCTTCAATCATCATGGAGCTTTTGAGCGCGACTTTCCCTAACCTGGCTAAAATGAAAAAAGAGCGAGACGGCATGCAAAAATACATGCAAATCGTGCGCTATTTGACCATTTTAATCACCCTAATCCAAGCGGTGAGCGTTTCAGTGGGCTTAAGGAGCATTAGCGGAGGAGCCAATGGGGCGATCATGATTGATATGCAAGTCTTTATGATCGTTTCAGCGTTTTCTATGCTTACAGGGACAATGCTGCTCATGTGGATAGGGGAGCAAATCACGCAAAGGGGCGTGGGGAATGGGATCAGCCTTATTATTTTTGCTGGGATTGTTTCAGGGATCCCATCAGCCATTTCAGGCACATTCAATCTGGTCAATACGGGCGTGATCAATATCTTAATGCTCATTGGTATTGTGCTGATTGTTTTAGCGACTATTTTTGCGATCATCTATGTGGAATTAGCCGAGCGCAGGATCCCTATTTCTTATGCGCGTAAAGTGGTGATGCAAAACCAAAACAAGCGCATCATGAATTACATTCCCATTAAGTTGAATTTAAGCGGGGTGATCCCCCCTATTTTCGCTTCAGCTTTGCTCGTGTTCCCTTCTACGATTTTACAGCAAGCCACAAGCAACAAAACCTTGCAAGCGATTGCGGATTTTTTAAGCCCGCAAGGGTATGCGTATAATATTTTGATGTTCTTGCTCATCATCTTTTTTGCTTACTTTTATTCTTCTATCGTGTTCAATTCTAAGGATATTGCGGATAATTTGAGGCGTAATGGCGGGTATATTCCAGGGCTTAGGCCTGGAGAGGGGACTTCATCGTTTTTGAACGCTGTAGCGAGCAAACTCACTTTGTGGGGTTCGTTGTACTTGGCGCTCATTTCTACTGTGCCTTGGATTTTGGTTAAGGCTATGGGCGTGCCTTTTTACTTTGGAGGCACGGCGGTGCTGATTGTGGTTCAAGTCGCTATTGATACCATGAAAAAGATTGAAGCGCAAATTTATATGAGCAAGTATAAAACTTTAAGCGCGGTAGGCTTTTAA
- the rplN gene encoding 50S ribosomal protein L14, with product MIQSFTRLNVADNSGAKEIMCIKVLGGSHKRYASVGSVIVASVKKAIPNGKVKRGQVVKAVVVRTKKEIQRKNGSLVRFDDNAAVILDAKKDPVGTRIFGPVSREVRYANFMKIISLAPEVV from the coding sequence ATGATACAGAGTTTTACAAGATTGAATGTCGCTGACAATAGCGGCGCGAAAGAAATCATGTGCATTAAGGTGTTAGGGGGCAGTCATAAACGCTATGCGAGTGTGGGTAGCGTGATCGTGGCTTCCGTGAAAAAAGCTATCCCTAATGGTAAGGTGAAACGCGGTCAAGTGGTCAAAGCCGTTGTGGTGAGAACGAAAAAAGAAATCCAAAGGAAAAATGGTTCTTTGGTGCGTTTTGATGACAATGCAGCGGTGATTTTGGATGCTAAAAAAGATCCTGTTGGCACAAGGATTTTTGGGCCAGTGAGCCGAGAAGTGCGTTACGCTAATTTCATGAAGATTATTTCTCTAGCGCCGGAGGTTGTATAA
- the rpsM gene encoding 30S ribosomal protein S13, with product MARIAGVDLPKKKRVEYALTYIYGIGLKSSREILEAVGISFDKRVHELSEDEVSSIAKKIQQSYLVEGDLRKKVQMDIKSLMDLGNYRGIRHRKGLPVRGQTTKNNARTRKGKKKTVGSK from the coding sequence ATGGCAAGGATTGCTGGTGTGGATTTACCAAAAAAGAAGAGAGTAGAGTATGCCCTTACCTATATTTATGGGATTGGGCTTAAGAGTTCTAGAGAGATTTTAGAAGCGGTGGGCATTTCTTTTGACAAACGCGTGCATGAATTGAGCGAAGATGAAGTGTCTAGTATCGCTAAAAAAATCCAGCAAAGCTACTTAGTAGAGGGCGATTTGCGTAAAAAAGTTCAAATGGATATTAAATCCTTAATGGACTTAGGGAATTATCGTGGGATCAGGCATCGTAAGGGTCTTCCTGTGAGAGGCCAAACCACTAAAAATAACGCTAGGACTCGTAAGGGTAAGAAAAAAACCGTGGGTAGCAAGTAG
- a CDS encoding thiamine diphosphokinase has translation MQAVILANGEFPKSQKCLDILKNAPFLIACDGAVISLHALQFKPSVVIGDLDSIDSHLKDLYNPICVSEQDSNDLSKAFFYALNRGCDDFIFLGLNGKREDHALANTFLLLEYFKFCKKIQAISDYGLFRVLETPFTLPSFKGEQISLFSLDLKARFTSKNLKYPLKDLRLKTLFSGSLNEATNHCFSLSSEPKSVVLVYQKFS, from the coding sequence ATGCAAGCAGTGATTTTAGCGAATGGGGAATTTCCTAAATCCCAAAAATGCTTAGACATTTTAAAAAACGCTCCCTTTTTAATCGCATGCGATGGGGCTGTTATATCATTGCATGCGCTTCAATTCAAACCCAGCGTTGTTATAGGCGATTTGGATAGCATTGATTCGCATTTGAAAGACTTGTATAACCCTATATGCGTGAGCGAACAAGACAGCAACGATTTGTCCAAAGCCTTTTTTTATGCCTTGAATAGGGGCTGTGATGATTTTATTTTTTTAGGGTTGAATGGAAAGCGAGAAGATCATGCCCTAGCGAACACTTTTTTATTGTTGGAGTATTTTAAATTTTGCAAAAAAATCCAAGCCATAAGCGATTATGGTCTTTTTAGGGTACTAGAAACCCCTTTTACTTTGCCCAGTTTTAAGGGGGAGCAAATCTCGCTTTTTAGCTTGGATCTTAAAGCCCGATTCACTTCTAAAAACCTCAAATACCCCTTAAAAGACTTGCGTTTAAAAACGCTCTTTTCTGGCTCGCTCAATGAAGCCACTAATCATTGTTTTAGCCTTAGCTCTGAACCTAAATCGGTGGTGCTAGTGTATCAAAAATTCTCATGA
- the rpsK gene encoding 30S ribosomal protein S11 produces MAKRNVVAKKKVVKKNIARGVVYISATFNNTNITITDEMGNVICWSTAGGLGFKGSKKSTPYAAQQAVESALSKAKEHGVKEVGIKVQGPGSGRETAIKSVGATEGVKVLWIKDITPLPHNGCRPPKRRRV; encoded by the coding sequence ATGGCTAAGAGAAATGTAGTGGCTAAAAAGAAAGTAGTCAAAAAGAATATTGCTAGAGGGGTTGTTTATATTTCAGCGACCTTTAACAACACCAACATCACTATCACTGATGAAATGGGTAATGTGATTTGCTGGAGCACGGCGGGCGGTTTAGGGTTTAAAGGCTCTAAAAAATCCACCCCTTATGCGGCCCAACAAGCTGTAGAAAGCGCTCTAAGCAAGGCTAAAGAACATGGCGTTAAAGAAGTGGGCATTAAGGTTCAAGGGCCAGGTAGTGGGCGTGAAACCGCTATTAAGAGCGTGGGCGCGACAGAGGGCGTTAAAGTGCTTTGGATTAAAGACATCACCCCGCTCCCTCATAATGGTTGCAGACCCCCTAAAAGAAGAAGAGTGTAA
- the rpsD gene encoding 30S ribosomal protein S4 — protein MARYRGAVERLERRFGVSLALKGERRLSGKSALDKRAYGPGQHGQRRAKTSDYGLQLKEKQKAKMMYGISEKQFRSIFVEANRLDGNTGENLIRLIERRLDNVVYRMGFATTRSSARQLVTHGHVLVDGKRLDIPSYFVRSGQKIEIKEKTKSNPQVVRAMELTTQTGIVPWIDVEKDKKYGIFTRYPEREEVVVPIEERLIVELYSK, from the coding sequence ATGGCAAGGTATAGAGGTGCAGTAGAGAGACTAGAAAGGCGTTTTGGGGTTTCTTTAGCTTTAAAAGGTGAAAGGCGATTGAGCGGGAAGAGCGCGCTAGATAAAAGGGCTTATGGGCCAGGCCAGCATGGGCAAAGGCGCGCTAAGACTTCTGATTACGGGTTGCAGTTGAAAGAAAAGCAAAAAGCCAAAATGATGTATGGCATTTCTGAAAAGCAATTCAGGAGTATTTTTGTGGAAGCCAATCGCTTGGACGGCAATACGGGTGAAAACCTTATCCGCTTGATTGAAAGAAGATTGGACAATGTCGTCTATCGCATGGGCTTTGCGACCACTAGAAGCTCCGCTAGGCAATTGGTAACGCATGGGCATGTGCTCGTGGATGGCAAGCGTTTGGATATTCCCTCTTATTTCGTGCGTTCAGGGCAAAAAATTGAGATCAAAGAAAAAACCAAGAGCAACCCTCAAGTGGTGCGCGCGATGGAATTGACGACTCAAACAGGGATTGTGCCATGGATTGATGTGGAAAAAGATAAAAAATACGGCATCTTCACCCGCTACCCTGAAAGAGAAGAAGTGGTTGTCCCTATTGAAGAAAGACTCATTGTAGAATTGTATTCTAAGTAA
- the rplQ gene encoding 50S ribosomal protein L17, giving the protein MRHKHGYRKLGRTSSHRKALLKNLAIALIEHNKIETGIYKAKELRSYIEKLTTAARVGDFNAHRHVFAYLQNKEATHKLVTEIAPKYAQRNGGYTRIQRTTFRRGDASTLATIEFV; this is encoded by the coding sequence ATGAGACACAAACACGGATACCGCAAGCTTGGGAGAACCAGCTCGCACAGAAAGGCGTTATTAAAGAATTTAGCGATCGCTTTGATTGAGCATAACAAAATTGAAACAGGGATTTATAAAGCTAAGGAATTGCGCAGTTACATTGAGAAATTAACGACAGCGGCTCGTGTGGGCGATTTTAACGCGCACCGCCATGTTTTTGCATATTTGCAAAACAAAGAAGCCACCCACAAGCTTGTAACTGAAATCGCGCCCAAATACGCACAAAGGAATGGCGGATACACTAGGATCCAACGCACCACTTTTAGAAGAGGGGACGCTTCCACTCTGGCCACCATTGAATTTGTGTGA
- the map gene encoding type I methionyl aminopeptidase translates to MAISIKSPKEIKALRKAGELTAQALALLEREVRPGVSLLELDKMAEDFIKSSHARPAFKGLYGFPNSVCMSLNEVVIHGIPTDYVLQEGDIIGLDLGVEVDGYYGDSALTLPIGAISPQDEKLLACSQESLMHAISSIRVGMHFKELSQILESAIVERGFVPLKGFCGHGIGKKPHEEPEIPNYLEKGVKPNSGPKIKEGMVFCLEPMVCQKQGEPKILADKWSVVSVDGLNTSHHEHTIAIVGNKAVILTER, encoded by the coding sequence ATGGCAATTTCTATCAAAAGCCCAAAAGAAATCAAAGCTCTAAGAAAAGCCGGGGAATTGACCGCTCAAGCGTTAGCCCTTTTAGAGCGAGAAGTAAGGCCTGGGGTTTCACTTTTAGAGCTGGATAAAATGGCTGAAGATTTTATCAAATCCTCTCATGCTAGGCCTGCTTTTAAGGGGCTTTATGGTTTCCCTAACTCTGTGTGCATGTCCTTAAATGAGGTGGTCATTCATGGCATTCCTACGGATTATGTTTTACAAGAAGGGGATATTATAGGCTTGGATTTGGGGGTGGAGGTGGATGGCTATTATGGCGATTCAGCCCTCACGCTTCCCATAGGTGCGATAAGCCCTCAAGATGAAAAATTGCTCGCTTGCTCTCAAGAGAGCTTGATGCATGCCATTAGCTCAATTAGAGTGGGCATGCATTTTAAAGAGTTGAGTCAGATTTTAGAGAGTGCTATTGTAGAAAGAGGCTTTGTGCCTTTGAAGGGGTTTTGCGGGCATGGCATTGGTAAAAAACCCCATGAAGAGCCAGAAATCCCCAACTACCTAGAAAAAGGCGTCAAACCTAATAGCGGCCCTAAAATCAAAGAGGGCATGGTATTTTGTTTAGAGCCTATGGTGTGTCAAAAACAAGGCGAGCCTAAAATACTAGCGGATAAGTGGAGCGTGGTTTCAGTGGATGGGCTTAACACAAGCCACCATGAGCATACTATCGCCATAGTTGGCAATAAAGCAGTGATTCTTACGGAGCGTTAA
- the rpsQ gene encoding 30S ribosomal protein S17 has translation MNTKEPHKRLVQGKVISKFAEKSAVILVERKVVHEKYRKIVKKFKKYTIHDENNQVKVGDFVSAIECRPLSKTKSFTLKEILVVGV, from the coding sequence ATGAATACGAAAGAGCCGCATAAAAGGCTGGTGCAAGGCAAGGTTATCAGCAAGTTTGCTGAAAAAAGCGCTGTGATTCTTGTGGAAAGAAAAGTGGTGCATGAAAAATACCGCAAGATTGTTAAAAAATTCAAAAAATACACCATTCATGATGAAAACAATCAAGTGAAAGTAGGGGATTTTGTGAGCGCGATTGAGTGCAGACCTCTTTCTAAAACCAAGTCCTTCACGCTTAAAGAAATTTTAGTAGTGGGAGTATAA
- the rpmJ gene encoding 50S ribosomal protein L36, with protein MKVRPSVKKMCDKCKIIKRRGVIRVICATPKHKQRQG; from the coding sequence ATGAAAGTCAGGCCATCAGTGAAAAAGATGTGCGATAAGTGCAAAATCATTAAAAGAAGGGGCGTTATTAGAGTGATCTGTGCTACCCCTAAACACAAACAAAGACAAGGATAA
- the infA gene encoding translation initiation factor IF-1 — MARDDVIEVDGKVIEALPNATFKVELDNKHVVLCRISGKMRMHYIRIALGDRVKLELTPYSLDKGRITFRYK; from the coding sequence ATGGCAAGAGATGATGTTATAGAAGTGGATGGGAAAGTGATTGAGGCGTTGCCTAACGCCACTTTTAAGGTGGAGTTAGACAACAAACATGTGGTGTTGTGCCGTATTTCTGGAAAGATGCGCATGCACTACATTAGGATTGCTTTAGGCGATAGGGTCAAGCTAGAGCTTACGCCCTATAGTTTAGACAAGGGGCGGATAACTTTTAGATATAAATGA
- the rpsH gene encoding 30S ribosomal protein S8, with protein sequence MVNDIIADSLTRLRNASMRRLEFTQLYYAKIVVSILEIFKEKGFIKDFNVKDKDKKQSVYVQLAYDEKGHSKISEVKRLSKPGRRVYKQKNELKRFKNGYGVIVVSTSKGVITNEEAYRQNVGGEVLCSIW encoded by the coding sequence ATGGTAAATGATATAATTGCAGATTCATTAACTCGTTTGAGAAACGCTTCTATGCGCCGCTTAGAATTCACACAGCTTTATTACGCAAAGATCGTGGTTTCTATTTTAGAGATTTTTAAAGAAAAAGGTTTCATTAAAGATTTCAATGTCAAAGATAAAGACAAGAAACAATCGGTTTATGTGCAATTGGCTTATGATGAAAAAGGGCATTCAAAAATCAGCGAAGTGAAGCGCTTAAGCAAGCCCGGTCGTCGTGTGTATAAGCAAAAAAACGAGTTGAAGCGCTTTAAAAATGGCTATGGCGTGATTGTGGTAAGCACTTCTAAGGGTGTGATCACTAACGAAGAAGCTTACAGACAAAATGTCGGTGGCGAAGTGCTTTGCAGCATTTGGTAA
- the rplF gene encoding 50S ribosomal protein L6 produces MSRIGKRIIEIPSSVQASVEGSKLLFKNSKEKHELETHNRVKITLENNQLSFQPVGEDAQSRAYWGTYGALANNIVIGLSAGFSKTLEVNGVGYKVALGHKTLDLSLGFSHPVKYPIPAGIEMVVEKNTITIKGSDKQQVGQVAAEIRSFRPPEPYKGKGVKYSNEVIIRKAGKTAKK; encoded by the coding sequence ATGTCAAGAATCGGGAAAAGAATCATTGAAATCCCAAGCTCTGTGCAAGCGAGCGTGGAAGGGAGTAAGCTTCTTTTTAAAAACAGCAAAGAAAAGCATGAATTAGAAACTCACAACCGAGTGAAAATCACGCTTGAAAACAACCAATTGAGCTTCCAGCCTGTGGGCGAAGACGCGCAGTCTAGGGCTTATTGGGGGACTTATGGGGCTTTAGCGAATAACATTGTGATAGGATTAAGCGCCGGTTTCAGTAAGACTTTAGAAGTCAATGGCGTGGGCTATAAGGTGGCTTTGGGTCATAAAACTTTGGATTTGAGCTTGGGTTTTAGCCACCCGGTGAAATACCCCATTCCAGCAGGGATTGAAATGGTGGTGGAAAAAAACACGATCACTATCAAAGGGAGCGATAAGCAACAAGTAGGGCAAGTCGCCGCTGAAATCAGGAGCTTCAGACCCCCAGAGCCATACAAAGGCAAGGGCGTGAAATACAGCAATGAAGTCATTATTAGAAAAGCTGGTAAAACGGCTAAAAAATAA
- a CDS encoding type Z 30S ribosomal protein S14, which yields MAKKSMIAKAQRKPKFQVRAYTRCRICGRPHSVYRDFGLCRVCLRKMGSEGLIPGLRKASW from the coding sequence ATGGCTAAAAAATCAATGATAGCAAAGGCTCAAAGGAAACCAAAATTCCAAGTAAGGGCTTATACGAGATGCCGCATTTGTGGGAGACCTCATTCGGTTTATAGGGATTTTGGGCTTTGTAGGGTGTGCCTGAGAAAAATGGGTAGTGAGGGACTCATCCCAGGCTTGAGAAAAGCCAGTTGGTAA
- a CDS encoding DNA-directed RNA polymerase subunit alpha, which produces MKVIKTAPLIPSEIKVLEKEGNRVKISLAPFEFGYAVTLAHPIRRLLLLSSVGYAPVGLKIEGVHHEFDSLRGVTEDVSLFIMNLKNIRFIAKALVGQDSSLENQSVVVDYSFKGPMELRARDLNSEQIEIVNPEMPLATINEDAQLNFSLIIYKGMGYVPSENTRELMPEGYMPLDGSFTPIKNVVYEIENVLVEGDPNYEKIIFDIETDGQIDPYKAFLSAVKVMSKQLGVFGERPIANTEYSGDYAQRDDAKDLSTKIESMNLSARCFNCLDKVGIKYVGELVLMSEEELKGVRNMGKKSYDEIAEKLNDLGYPVGTELSHEQRESLKKRLEKLEDKGGND; this is translated from the coding sequence ATGAAAGTTATCAAAACAGCACCTTTGATCCCATCAGAAATTAAGGTGCTAGAGAAAGAGGGCAATCGGGTTAAGATTTCTCTGGCTCCATTTGAGTTTGGTTACGCTGTTACGCTCGCTCACCCTATTAGAAGGCTCTTGCTTTTAAGCTCTGTGGGGTATGCTCCTGTAGGTTTAAAGATTGAAGGCGTCCATCATGAGTTTGACTCTTTAAGAGGGGTTACTGAAGACGTGTCGCTTTTTATCATGAATTTAAAGAATATCCGTTTCATAGCCAAGGCGTTAGTGGGGCAGGATAGTTCTTTAGAAAACCAATCGGTTGTGGTGGATTATTCTTTTAAAGGGCCTATGGAGCTTAGGGCTAGGGATTTGAATTCTGAGCAGATAGAAATCGTCAATCCTGAAATGCCCCTAGCCACGATCAACGAAGACGCTCAATTGAATTTTTCGCTCATCATTTATAAGGGAATGGGGTATGTCCCAAGCGAAAACACAAGGGAATTGATGCCTGAAGGTTACATGCCGCTAGACGGCTCTTTCACGCCGATTAAAAATGTCGTTTATGAGATTGAAAATGTTTTGGTTGAGGGCGATCCTAACTATGAAAAAATCATTTTTGATATTGAAACGGACGGGCAGATTGACCCTTATAAAGCGTTTTTATCAGCGGTGAAAGTGATGAGCAAGCAACTGGGCGTTTTTGGCGAAAGACCCATTGCTAACACGGAGTATTCAGGCGATTACGCCCAAAGAGATGACGCTAAAGATTTGAGCACTAAGATTGAAAGCATGAATTTGAGCGCTAGGTGTTTTAATTGCTTGGATAAAGTCGGCATCAAGTATGTGGGCGAACTCGTGTTGATGAGCGAAGAAGAGCTTAAGGGCGTGAGGAACATGGGTAAAAAATCCTATGATGAAATCGCTGAAAAATTGAATGATTTGGGCTATCCGGTAGGCACAGAATTAAGCCATGAACAAAGAGAGAGTTTAAAGAAAAGATTAGAAAAATTAGAAGATAAAGGAGGTAACGACTGA
- the rplX gene encoding 50S ribosomal protein L24, whose product MKSEIKKNDMVKVIAGDDKGKVAKVLAVLPKTSQVVVEGCKVVKKAIKPTDDNPKGGFIKKEKPMHISNVKKA is encoded by the coding sequence ATGAAAAGCGAAATCAAAAAAAATGACATGGTGAAAGTCATTGCAGGAGACGATAAGGGCAAGGTCGCTAAGGTTTTGGCGGTGTTGCCTAAGACTTCTCAAGTGGTTGTTGAAGGGTGTAAGGTGGTGAAAAAAGCGATTAAACCTACTGATGATAACCCTAAAGGGGGCTTTATTAAAAAAGAAAAGCCCATGCACATTTCCAATGTGAAGAAAGCCTAA
- the rplO gene encoding 50S ribosomal protein L15: MGLENLKPAKGSVKKIKRVGRGQGSGMGKTATRGGKGQTARTGYKAKRGFEGGQQPLQRRLPKIGFRTKDSHIYSINVEKNEAIKNLEEITFSSLRALHHFPLYIEGVKLIGKDAKNLASKIKDERIKTSGQK, translated from the coding sequence ATGGGATTAGAAAATTTAAAACCGGCTAAAGGTAGCGTTAAGAAAATCAAACGAGTGGGCCGTGGTCAAGGAAGCGGCATGGGAAAAACCGCTACAAGAGGCGGTAAAGGTCAAACCGCAAGGACAGGCTATAAGGCTAAAAGAGGCTTTGAAGGAGGGCAACAACCCTTACAACGCCGTTTGCCTAAAATAGGTTTTAGGACTAAAGACTCTCATATCTATTCTATCAATGTGGAAAAGAATGAAGCGATTAAAAATTTAGAAGAAATCACTTTTTCAAGCTTGCGCGCTTTGCACCATTTCCCTCTTTATATTGAAGGCGTGAAATTGATTGGTAAAGACGCTAAAAACTTGGCTTCTAAAATTAAAGATGAAAGAATCAAAACAAGCGGGCAGAAATAA